A DNA window from Brassica napus cultivar Da-Ae chromosome C1, Da-Ae, whole genome shotgun sequence contains the following coding sequences:
- the LOC125580119 gene encoding 4-hydroxybenzoate polyprenyltransferase, mitochondrial-like, producing the protein MAFFRLTRVSRRLLKSSVSATPSSSYVFHSQQQHIYLSKPVTTTRHYINPLLKYPLWSHSYQVWSKGTDFHHEKVLGVGWNHRLVAGMSSVVEGNPKKDDKEKSGVGCVKEASWVDLYLPEGARGYAKLARLDKPIGTWLLAWPCMWSIALAADPGSLPSFKMMGLFGCGALLLRGAGCTINDLLDRDIDTKVDRTRLRPIASGLLTPFQGLQFLGLQLLLGLGILLQLNNYSRVLGASSLLLVFSYPLMKRFTFWPQAFLGLTINWGALLGWAAVKGSLEPAVVLPLYLSGVCWTLVYDTIYAHQDKEDDVKVGVKSTALRFGDDTKLWLTGFGTTSMGLLALSGLSADLGWQYYASLVAASGHLGWQIGTADLSSRTDCSRKFVSNKWFGAIIFSGVVLGRTFQ; encoded by the exons ATGGCGTTTTTTCGCCTGACCCGCGTTTCACGGCGGTTGTTGAAGTCATCCGTGTCGGCAACTCCATCTTCGAGTTATGTTTTCCACTCTCAACAACAACATATATACTTGTCCAAACCCGTTACTACTACACGGCATTACATCAACCCTTTGCTTAAGTATCCTCTATGGAGTCATAGCTACCAAGTGTGGAGTAAAGGGACGGACTTTCATCATGAGAAGGTTCTTGGTGTTGGCTGGAACCATAGATTGGTAGCTGGAATGTCTTCGGTTGTGGAGGGGAATCCTAAGAAAGACGACAAGGAGAAGAGTGGTGTTGGTTGTGTTAAGGAAGCTTCTTGGGTTGATTTGTATTTGCCTGAAGGAGCTAGAGGTTATGCTAAGCTTGCTCGTTTGGATAAACCCATTGGGACTTGGTTGCTTGCTTGGCCTTGTATGTG GTCAATTGCGTTGGCTGCTGATCCGGGAAGCCTTCCAAGTTTCAAAATGATGGGTTTGTTCGGTTGCGGTGCGCTACTTCTCAGAGGTGCTGGCTGTACTATAAATGATCTGCTTGACCGGGACATTGATACAAAG GTTGATCGTACAAGATTAAGACCTATTGCAAGTGGTCTTTTGACACCATTTCAAGGGCTTCAGTTTCTTGGGCTACAGTTGCTTTTAGGTTTAGGGATTCTTCTCCAACTTAACAATTACAG CCGTGTTTTAGGGGCTTCATCTTTGTTACTTGTTTTCTCCTATCCACTCATGAAGAGGTTTACATTTTGG CCTCAAGCATTTTTAGGTTTGACCATAAACTGGGGAGCACTGTTAGGATGGGCTGCAGTTAAAGGAAGCTTAGAACCAGCTGTTGTTCTCCCTCTTTATCTCTCAGGAGTCTGCTGGACCCTTGTGTATGATACTATTTATGCTCATCAG GACAAAGAAGATGATGTGAAGGTTGGTGTGAAGTCAACAGCTCTTAGATTCGGTGATGATACAAAGCTTTGGCTAACCGGATTTGGCACAACATCCATGGGGTTGCTTGCACTTTCTGGACTGAGTGCAGATCTCG GGTGGCAATATTACGCATCACTGGTCGCTGCTTCAGGACACTTAGGATGGCAAATAGGGACAGCTGACTTGTCATCTCGCACTGACTGCAGTAGAAA GTTTGTGTCGAACAAGTGGTTTGGTGCTATTATATTCAGTGGGGTTGTACTCGGAAGAACTTTTCAGTAG